The genomic region aAGCACAGTTAATGGAATACACATATATTTTCTAAGTAACTGTTATTTAAGTTGAAGGAACGTAAGCCTACAGGTTTAACTTACAAAACGTCTAatgaacatacatacatacatatgtacatacatcaATATCAACGCAGGTCTCTGTATATTAAATTCTACTCTTGCCTTACCCATCTTACTTCAAGTTAGTATTACTACTTGTTTTTAGTACTTCTGTGGTATTCCGTATCTGTATTCTGCTTTGTATgcaaaaaaccggtcaagtgcggtCACCCGACACTGAAAGATATGTACCCTGTCACCCCCACAAATCATTTAACGCAACAAACGTTGCCTAACCATGAACTTAAACTTTAGTATTTGTAGTTAGAGCAGCAACGAaaactttatcaataaaaaattcaaTAGTCCAGCTACAAAATGTGCActccttttaaataaacaaacaccatGTAAAGCGAAcagtacctaaaataaaaaatctaaactatCGATACAATTCCCAAAACAGACTTTCCCAACACTACtagtctatttatttatcaaaatactgGCTTGTATCAGCGCTCAATCATCGCACTGTTTTCCTATCAATCAACGCTTCGAACCAGACCCATCCGTCTCTATAAAACATACGtgtaaactttaaaatgtatattgtacGTTTTTACAACcaattaatatgtttattccTATAAAACCAAAGTAATTTACAGCTATAATAAAAGTCGCTGTGAATTTGTTTAGCagaatttttaagttttctattttttggTAGCGTTGATTGGTATGACCTTATTAACTGGtgttcttttgttattgtagcgatttattattaaacttggtCTTTTTGTGTGTTACGTTTGGCTTCAAGTATCATTTTGTTTAAGGGCTTTCTAAACTCATATCGGAAATGATAGGTCACTGCCTGGCAAGATATTTGCTGAATACGATTGTTTCTTTGACTTCGTCGAAGCTTATTAttgtatatcattttaaatCGACTCAGTAATGTAGtgatcgtattttttttgtaaattttatttagaagaaaaaatatttgtacgtaAGTAccgtaacaatatttttttgaagttctaatatatttacacaatgattatttatttatacaatgtaTATCTTGCagtttgttcttattttatgcATGGGAAAAATCCAAAACATAGACAAGCAACAACTCATAATTAAACTGACAGCTAGATTTGACGTAAAACATTTTCGTcagaactaaaacaataaacgttTTAATACGCAATCGAATTGTGATTTTAACGTCACACGTAGTAATGTTTACAAGAGTATGAAATATTTGGCTTCAGACTAAACAATCATGAAGTGTCTGGGCATTTGACTGATGGATGTTTACTTAAATCTTAGCTCATTACTGATTGATTGGACAGAATGATTTGGTTAAGTTTTTGGTCGACGTTTTGTTAGATTCAGATGCGTTTTTTGGGATCCGCTAACGCTAGGGTGAAAACGGTAAACTATTCAATGGAGGGGCACTACCGTGCTCCCAGATATTGCATCTCAATCAGAAAtcagaaatcatttatttttcttaaaaaaaaaattgtctattTTCTAAccttttatctatttttcttattttttatctatcttttatcgttttttttttcttttggataATTATATGAATGAGTGAGTGTCGCAGGTCCGACTCGCATTTgacttgtttttattgtattccgTAGGATCGTTTTTATATGTTCATCGGCTAATAACTTACTttccaatatattttacacgttttattttacgcaAGATTTAATAAACGACCACTAACCATTtacctataaataattattgaaccacaataatatcaaataattaattaaaacaacccGACGTTCCCCTCAATACCTATTAAAGTCGCTCAACGTTCAAACAATAACCGTCCATTCGGCCATGTTGTTTCGTTGACGTTTCGCAGCCGCCATTTTGCATCGGGTTGCATTTGAAACGAGAACAAAGCACATTGAGTTTCCACACAATAGATTGGTAAAGTGATATGTATGGGCGCTAATTTGATGTTTAATTTGTAagaccacacacacacacaaacattgTAGTCATATTGCTATAGTAATGTGTGTGAGTAGTTTTGTTTCAGTATATTTGTAGCGTGTTTTGTACTATCTATTATATAcgtattataaactttttgttagaGAACTTGCAGTGTGAatcatgttcttttttttcaatttaaataaaataaaattaaaattcgtttcatttcaatgtctaacattcgcgtaaacctaagaaaccacaatttaaataaagttacgaTCTTtcactttataaaattaaaaaacgcaACAGTTTAAAGATTGCTTTGGTTTTAAATCCCACTAAACGTTTGATGACAATATTGGACATCCGTATTCTTAGCGGTTGATGATTCCATAAAGTTTCCATCTTTATATtgcttagtagtttttttttgagccagtcaaatataaatttgaaaaaaaaaccataatcaTACCGGTTAAAGATTGAAAACATTCTATAACCTACAGTTACAGGCAAAAATTGTAAAGTAACTCTTTAAAGTGCTACAAAACGTACATATGTTATATCTTACTTACATTCCCAAGCAGGTAATTTACGCTTTGCCAAATGCCGGGAAAACATATACACGTCGTTAATATCATAAAACGTTTACAAAATACTTGGTAATAAGGTAAAGTGGCCATTAAATCAGCGATTAATTGGGTAGTTTATTGCGATTAACTTGTTTAATACTTTTAGAAGGACTACGGGTCCGACCACCGTCGTTGtacattaattatgttatgCAATGAACTTTCAATACTTTGGTGTATGAGTGAATATTACGACAGTTTTCTGTGTTGGGGTAAACAGGTGTTTATAACATACAaatgttgtataaataaaaaaatggtattgaAATATATCAATCAAACTCGACAGACTGTTTCCATCACCTAATCAAGAATGATATATTTAAATCTTCATGTCCAATTGTGATACacaaggcggacttaatgccgcaaggcattatctaccagtcaaccttcGGTACTAATGGAGAAGCAGCTGGAATAGGTACAACAGTACATTATCtgtattaaatactttgttttaattatttttacttaaataagttAACCTCTCAGGTTAACTTATTTAAGTCGAAATCGACTTTTCGAAACAAATTAGGCTACAGTTTTTTCCTTTTGTACCTGACATACAATATAATTAGTTatcaaatagaaaatgtttcttGTTATAATTTTCCTTATCTCGTCACGCCCACGTTCGGAGTTATAATTAAGAGGCTGATAACTAAGATAAATACCTGcgaatgaaaatttaaatagcttttgaAATGGCAAAATTTACATTGTGCGTActaagcaatttattttgtaaaaattcgAGTATCATGAGGAAAGATTTGGATACAAGTGCACTGAGATACTGTCCATTACtggatcaaatattttttagtaattttgtgaTTGGAGATATTAAGTAGATAAATTAAATGGAAgaaggaaaaattaaactttagtaacaaaatggatattttctcgtaactaaaacaagattttttattacaataaaacaaatataacttGCTACCTATTCGACAACCAAAACGTAAGCAAAGTTAGCcaaagttaagttttaaaatagaaaagaaaataacgacgcataataaaaaataaaacaaaaatatttcagaaaatcttcagtattttcaaaatataaatttcctaAAGCTGTCTTTGTTTCAGACTGAAAGCAACTAAACTTAACCCTGCAGTCACCTGCTAGGGGTAAGACGGGCCAAGTGCGGTTATGAGGGGGGTAAGTTTCCCTCTTTACGGATCTTTATGTCCTTCGATCCCCACTTAAACTAACGCTATCACGATCTAGCAAGTTCGGTCGCAACACTAAAATACGCAGGTTATTGTAGGACGTCCCTATCGGCGGACACCGGCGGATATTATCCGCGAGCACCGGTGCGATATCCGCGCGACCGCCGTAATAAGAAGTCAATATTAGTTGGGCGGGCGGATTTGTGCTGGCTGTTTGGTGTAGAGTAGCCTTTGTAGGGTTGCATTGTCtttcaaatgtttaattttttttaatttattagctaAGGTTGGTATTTTCTGTAACATATTAAGTGTTTGATAACTATCTTCTCATGGGGGTCAATTTTGtagagaattttatataaaaatagcttAATAATTATCTTAggttgtataaaattaaattttgaacttACCTGAAAATATAGAAttgagtttaaataattaattttcatctaTTTACCCTATAAATAGGTAGCTATTTACACTACTTTCGTCCATTTAGACTTAAATACTCAATACAATTTTTCATTCTactatttaaagttatataaatgtaaagtttgcatttaagtaaagaataatatatatttatttttcaaacgtCAATCTCCAAATCAGCCTTAAACAGAAGCATTCTCCACACTACCTAAACCCAACAGAAGCTCGGGGCGCCCCGATAACAGGACGAGTTTACACAGGGCCAATTAGACTGCCCCCGCGGCATCTCACTGTTTTCACTAGCTAATTGTATCTCCCCGTGTGCACCGTACCTGCTCTGTTTACATCTATGTGCATACAGCCTTACTCCGTCTACTCGTTGGGGTAATATGTACTTATGTTACATATTACCcccttattaattaaaactttgttttagatgcgtaaataattatgttgcgGTAGAGGTTATTACGTCATGTGAGTTGTGGATGAggttatttgtttgttaaaggGTATTTTGAGTATTTGCTGTACgtggctttatttttttatattttggtatttgGATAAAGAGTGGGTGACACATGTATTTAGGTTTGTTCTTCTTTCGAATAATTGTTGGAGATATTTTGTCAGGAACTATTTAAAGCTTGTTCGTATCGTATCCACCTTCTAATTATGCACAGATATGATAATGGAAAATGATACAACAGTCGTACAAATGTGGACATCGTCACcatcagaaaatttaaaagtatgtgTACAAGTCTATATGTAAAGTATGTTTTGGAAAACCTGTCCCGATCAATTAAGGGGTTTTAGTGTATTGTGAGACGATGAAGTGcttgttattgaaaaaaaaaagaattttcccAGATGATTTTAATTGATACCGTACTAAGAAAACACAACTAAGTTATCTtagttattaaattcatttttgttagtttatttatattgatgccaaatgtttaacaatttttttagcaCTTCTCTAAAGAGACTTCTATGTCCTTCAAGAATCGGGGTTTTTCCTTCATACTGAATACTTCAAGGAAGATCTccatatttcaaaacaattgttttatgaatCTATTTGAATGGACACAGGAGACGGGACAAACCTGGCTCTCAGTACAAATAAAGGAACATGACTTAAAAGtgcgttttaaaatgtaaaggtGATTTCATACATTCACGGGCCGGGGCAAATGCTCAAATTCTTCAAGGGTTTTGATTATTCTTCTTCCTTCACATTAACATCTCCTTAAAGGCTTTTACTTATAGTATCTAAGTTGACCGAAGAATTAATTATCATATCGGTAGCTTGAAATGCGTTCCCGAGTATCACGGAAGatttatgtactttttaatatagatttcTTTTCACAAGCATGCAAGAGTCCTCTGTCTTATAACTCTCCTACTTTGCCAGGACAAAAGAGTCTGCATATAACGCGCCATCCAAAGCTGAAGGAAATAGATGAGTACCTAGTTTTGCTACTCTTTTCCCAAGGCGATTAACACATAGCGCGGTTGTCGTTGTTGTCGATTGTGGTAGACGTGATACCGCCGCGCCGCTCGGCTATTCACATTTTAGTCATTAGTATATTTATTAGACACCAATGCACCATGAGACAGTTTTCACCGCCTCAATCGTTTGAAGATCAAGCACGGATCGCGTTGGATCAAAGATATATACTGCTTTCTAAGGCATCAAATTACCAAACCACTAACAACCAAGTAATTTTACGAATTAAATCAGCATCCTAAGGTCAAAAAAGCTTAGATACACATCCAGCTGccgctaaaaaataaaatataaaatgtgattATTATCACCTTATCGTAGTTATTCAACACAAGGTGCACACGGCTTTACAACTCAAAGTGCATTATATTTGTCATAGTTTAGTACCTGCAAGCGGCACTTTTACACTTTATCGGTACGACAATATTTGCTCGTTCGCCCTCACTGTACACATGGGCATACCTTGGTACAGTGGTGCTCAaggttttatagaaatattttaagagttGAAAGATTAAAGGAGGTTTAGatgaaataaatagattttagtagttttttttatgcttaagttgtttttattagtGTGCTTTGCCGAGAGTGTGATGGTAAAGTGCGcctgtttatttctttttacattacacaaagatcaaaactaaaaacttgCCTAAATCTCGTAATATAATGACAAACCTTGCAGACCAACTACcaaataatgtatgtataagGCAGACATACAACTGTCTACGTGGGGATCTCGCAGTCCAAGGCCTTATATGGGGCCCTAGTGCGTCCGGTTACCTATTACTGCTTCTTGTCGAACATTATACATTTATGGACGTGCCCAAAAGAACAATTATCAACAGGCTGATTTGGGCCACGcaaaaaatacctacaactATGCTTGTCTGGTATATATTATTTGACCGTCTTGAAAGCCCTTTAATTAGCGTCACAGGTTTAATGTCTTCTAATGTTAAAAGTTTGAGTGCCACTGCATCAATGCTTTCTATGATTGCCGTCATTATTACATAGACGTGTAAAATGTAGATTGTTATGTTATTACATTCCTTATTGGTTTATCGGTTACCGCTACAAGGGATCAAGTTTAAATACTTATGACGCTTAAGATTATATCCAAGCGAAATGATTTGGTGggcttttttataaattgtgtgaAAAAGTTACATTGCTCAATAAACTGGGCGAAAGCCTGGGTAACCTGCGAATACACCTGCCAAAAAACCCTGTTTGAAAAGCATCCAACCTCTAGTAAATTACCGAATAatcttttttctgtttaaaaaaacgactcccgcaataaggaatttgatccttgtgttgcggagggttttacaaacattcaaatcacatgcacaaagacgcccagacacaggataagcattcgtagatcacaccaACCCGCGgctcgcgctcagtgggtttgacgtggtgccctcaaccactcggtgCAGTCAAAATTTATGTTCTTTGGTAGATATGATGTACCTAGTTCAACTTAATTCGGTAATAGTGAAGTCAGAACACAAGtgctttcatttcatttcccgAAAACCGAAAGGTTTAAAGCCGATTTTTTACTACTCCTAGTTTCTGTCGAAAATATAGTGCACGTGATGTAGGTGTAAATAAAaccatacaatatttatcactcatttttattatcacaaaaCAACAGCAATTAACAACATACTTACACAACCGACaatgtattaaaactaaacaagttACAACGAActtatgtacatttatttacattggcAACTAGGGTAACTATAGAGTCAGTTTACATTTAGAAAAggataaataatatcaaaaatctcTACGAGTAAAAGAGATGGCGCCATTTCATGACAATTGACATAGACATTGTACATATGTTGTTGCCATCACAAAAATGAACCGAAAATCATCTgctatagttaaaaatatatcctaAGTTTTAAAACCAACTAGGACTTAGGTAGCTGACTCTATAATACCCATACTATCTATTTTACTCATATTTTAAGTCACACtcaatactgtattgttaaagcCGTTGTTGACAAGCATGTCAAACACACAAGTTTCCCCATTTACTCACTAGATTAGGAAAGGCGCTAGTGTAGTGCtagttacatttatttctttctttaccTAAAACTGTGTAGAACACACTGCAAAATGcccacttaaattaaaaaaagacttgcattgtttaaaaagtattttttgcctGTCTCCCGATCATATCAAAGAAGTAAAATAAGTCTGCCTAACGacattaacttaaaaaacaaaataaaacgaaacttcctcacacaaaacaaaaaactggtttcaatttgtattcaaacattaatttaatctaACCTCACAATacactaacgccatctattgaacACATTCAATCTAGTACAATGACAGTATCAGTCCGCGGGTCGCTTGGTCAGCTGGCGTGGTAGAGGCCCGCCAGAGCGTCCTGCAAGGCACGCAGGCATGGGAGGGTTGAGTTGTAGCCGCCAGCCTTCTCGGTTTCGTTTTCGGCTctgtaaataattaagaaaattaactattaattttaaacttattatgTAGGCTTTTGAAGGTAGAATTCGAAAGGGGAGATGTTTTTAGCTGTATAATGAGTATCTTTGTATTTATAACTCAACTATACATCTTTAAGTCACTGAACTtttaaaacaggtttttttttctatgacgCACTGGATAGTTAAGTGTAAATCCagtctattatttattacgaaagCATATGTATGGATCATTAGCATGAGTACCCCAAACTAACTAACCTGACATGCTTCAGATACCCGCATCCGACAATATCCTCGATGGAAGGCGGCTCGGGCCCACAGCGGTCGTACACGGCCGGAGGCTCGTACTTGTATAGTGGACCCTCTTCTATAAGAGGCAGTGCTTGCTGTGCCGAAACTCGCGTGAATTTTACTCCCGTTGAGAATTGTGTTACCtgcaaaaagatatttctaTATTATAGTGGTGTCAATACAAATGACTCAAAATCTtccaaatctatttttttttagaatgctTGATTCATAGGGTCATGGGATAAAGCAACACAGTAAACTAGAACACTGTAtatcaaaattgaaacattGGAGAATAGCTGCCAAGCTAATAGCTGGGTAAGAAAGTGCACATAATGGGAGCCATCAGGTAGGTAGATCTGAGTTTGGTAGTGGAGCATATAGTGGAATGTCTCAGATTGAAACcataataagaaaatgaatCACAATATGCTTTGGTACTAGGATTGAAGAGAGGTAGAGAAGTACCCACCTTTGGTAGTGCAGGTAAAACATCCTCTTGCTTGCTAGCTTTATTTTGtgcaaatgtatttaatatatcttTGGCGTCACCCTCGGCAAACATGAGTTCATCAATAAGGGCCTCCTTCTCTCTAATCTTCTGTTTCTTAGCTTCCTGTTCTAAGCGGTTGATTTCCGCTCTCCGTAGTTCTTCCATTTGTTTCTCAATTTCTAATATTTCTTCAAGTTCTACTTCTTCTCTACCTgcaatgtttgtttttagttataaaCAAATACTATTACAACATTAATCTTTTATAGAACTATGTAGTTGGAACTTGTACACACTACCACTTGCAATATGGTAATGCTgcttttttatagaggttttgaTGAAAGCGTAAGGATTTTCttctataaaagtaaaaaatcgaACATAATAGAGGAAAAGGCGAAAAACTTAACATTGCTTTGCAGAGCAACCTACTAGATAGGTAAATCAGGCAGGcctataaaattactatttatgtttgattaattcaaatagcttttttttcattatttttggtaaaatgtGACTGGACTGTATTCTTTGTAagtttttgtatgaataataatatgagccaaaatttttgtttcagttaattacaatgtttaaattatcATCTGTCTGCTGAATAAAGTACCAGAGATTAAAGTCATGATAAACTTGTATCATGAGAACTAGCAATGgtgtttagttattattatgcACACATGTTTTAAGCTGACAAGTAAAAACTTGCCCAAAAAAAATTGCAGTCCCTTCTCTAAGTTTCCTCGCTTGGCACAATGTATTATTAGAGTAAAAGGCATGTTGTTCGATTTAaatatactacaaaaaataatgtcgCTCACCTATTTTAGCTTTATTCTTCATAATAATTTCCTTATTATCCTTTTTGTACTGTTCTATTCTTTTATTAGTGCCCactatatcaatattatttgttagaTTGTATACTATTGTTTCAATCTCCTCTAAATAGTCATTGTATTCACGTAAAGATGCAAAGTCCTCTTCTTTTTTGTTGTAATCTTTGAGAACCCGTTTTCGAATGTCTATTTCTTTTTCCACCATGGGGTCTTCGAAAAGCTGGACCCTGAAATTGCTTCGTCGGAGTGGTACATTGCAGTCGGGGCAGGAACCAGATCCTAAGTTGAAATAAGtgtgttttaaaagtttgaaaacatGATGTGATCAATGAATCTTGTCACTAAGGTCGTGGAATTACAAGAAGCAGAATATATAAGCCAGATAAAAGTACGAGTTGTTAGTATAagatagtttaaaatgtttaccttTCAAAAACAGCAAATCAACACAGCTTTCACATAACGCATGGCCACATACGTTTACCATCAACTTCAGTGATGGATttctatattttgttgttttgcaCCGCGGACAAGCTTGGTCATCCATGTTGGTGTTGTAATTTGTTAGTAATTACCaccaaaaacaattatttgtaagaataattGTGGCAGAATGAGTTTAGGGTATTTTCCGCCAAATTCCTAAAATGCCGATTTTTCATATGACAGCAGTTAGCAGATTCCTTTTGACAACTTTTTGTTGTTATGTCAAtttaacagaatataaaattttgtgtgaacgcaaacataaattgatgatACTGGTATCAATCTATAAGGAAAACTTTTTCTCATGACACACATTTAATCTGTCacaaattagcaaaacaatgtttcttaaattttgtaaaaattaaatgttatatatttttaatgaacatctattttttatttgaaggttaAACTAAACGAAGCCGCAGTAAGtctgttctttaaaaataaatattgcatttacCACCAATGAGGCTATGTAAACAAGAAACATGACGTTACCTTAGCCAATAATATATAGCCCAAGTGACAGTTTCAAAATAGATAAGCAAATggaaaaatactaaataatttttaatttgaaagaaaagttatatttttatgttttacttttcaTATTCCTAGAGTAAATAGCATAATTTAGTCTAAAAGTTACTGTTAAATATGAATTTAGCTTTAAGGCAGGTCTTGACGAGGCAATCTTTTAGATTATGTGACAGATTTGCGCACAAAAGTTTACCCAAACAGATACCCATAACCTCAACATGTCCTGTTATACAATTAAGGAGTTATTGTGTGCAGCGAGAGGAGGAGACTCGCAGGTTGCCGCAGCTCATGGAATTCCCGCCAATAATATGGCCTTCCATCATAAAGTTCATGAAAAATTGGATGTTTGCTAATTTAATTATCCGGCCGTATTTTGAACCGGAATTTAACTTACACGAGTTTATTGAGGCTTCCAAGCATGCAGTTCaggtatttataaaatcttcTGCCTATTATCTATCTAATAGAAATGCATAAGATTCTGACGATAGCTGAAATTCCATTCTAACTCATTATCTAGGTTGACACCtgtgaagtttatttatttacatcttgTGGCCACAAAATGAATTTATGGAAAATTTACGTTacgacaaaatataattaacatgtAAATGATGTGTAGCCAGTTTACCCTTTGATATTTTGGTAAATAACAcgaaaaagaaggaaaaaaacattgtgaaaCAGGTCTGCCAAacagtctaaaaataaacacctaCAATCATGTTTTGCGTTAAGTCTTTTATAGTTTCTATGCTCTGATAAAATAGAGcaaattttttaaatagaattagaTGAAggtattaattatgttatctttataaaaataatattcaattaaactgAGTGGCaactgtaatttttattttgttcatgattgtgattataacataataatattatgctcATAAATTATACAAACCTTTTGCAGTGACATGCAATTAGAGTTGTTCAGAATGAATTATTTCTTCATTTctagaaaaatatacaatgtttgaaggtgtatttctttatttatatctataaaagGACTTAGAAAATTGGTTGAAGAGTAATCcacataattacatatttttctgtaaataaagaGGTCTCTAAAATCCCTCCCTGTAAatgttgctgttttttttttttttttgagaagcTATTGTGTTTAACATCCACCGTCAGGTTGTTTCAGATGGGTTACAAAAGAGTGATTTCAAGTCTTTAGAAGGCCTAGTCGATAAGGATGCCATAGCGGCGTTAAAGACTGCTGTATCAAAGCTATCCGTTACTCAACGGCAACTGTTGTCTATTGAAAAAGATgatatattttatgcttttcCTTACCAGGTATGTTATTTAtagtgattttttattactgCCATCACATTGGAAATGTGCAAACCATTTgattattgttgcatatttatgtactttttaGTTCAGAACTTACTTGCCACTTTTTAGAGTTTCGTAACGAAAAGGTACCCTAACTACtgaggctccactgtctgtcaGTCACCAGGTATCTCCTGAACAATGATAGCAACACAGTTGAACTAAAAATAATGCTTGGAGTTAAACAACAAGTGTTGTCATAAATTTGTTTGGGCAAATAAATTTTTACCTACCCACAAATTTTAGCCTAATTGTACAGAACCCACTGAGGGCAAATCTTGCATGTGATCaaacttgactggttttttcATAGTTTTCACTGTAAATTAACCTAAACCTTATgacaaaaacatatatttctttttaacttagCAAATACTATTTCTTAGttaaaaacatcat from Trichoplusia ni isolate ovarian cell line Hi5 chromosome 12, tn1, whole genome shotgun sequence harbors:
- the LOC113499158 gene encoding m-AAA protease-interacting protein 1, mitochondrial, with the protein product MNLALRQVLTRQSFRLCDRFAHKSLPKQIPITSTCPVIQLRSYCVQREEETRRLPQLMEFPPIIWPSIIKFMKNWMFANLIIRPYFEPEFNLHEFIEASKHAVQVVSDGLQKSDFKSLEGLVDKDAIAALKTAVSKLSVTQRQLLSIEKDDIFYAFPYQVGIMFDDSEKRWVEITMCYHVMRGLKHMKETGDLPPISLGVQPEYQDKIFILNYRFIREFTKGVEDNWCVNIVNHFQPQSLMKN
- the LOC113499156 gene encoding CDK-activating kinase assembly factor MAT1; this translates as MDDQACPRCKTTKYRNPSLKLMVNVCGHALCESCVDLLFLKGSGSCPDCNVPLRRSNFRVQLFEDPMVEKEIDIRKRVLKDYNKKEEDFASLREYNDYLEEIETIVYNLTNNIDIVGTNKRIEQYKKDNKEIIMKNKAKIGREEVELEEILEIEKQMEELRRAEINRLEQEAKKQKIREKEALIDELMFAEGDAKDILNTFAQNKASKQEDVLPALPKVTQFSTGVKFTRVSAQQALPLIEEGPLYKYEPPAVYDRCGPEPPSIEDIVGCGYLKHVRAENETEKAGGYNSTLPCLRALQDALAGLYHAS